A stretch of DNA from Sulfurovum sp. TSL6:
CCAAGGATCTGGAGTTCAAAGGGTGGTTGCACCACTACTTTAAATCACATTTTTCTATGCATAAAGAGTGGGAGTGGTACAAACGTATCTTTGAAGGGAGTACATTGTTCCGGTCGACCGCTGAGATATTCACCGACCTTCAGCAAAACAGGCTTTTACGCATGAATGTGAAGGATAACTGTTCTTTAGCAGCACTTGAGCCTTACAAAGAAGAGTTTGAACAGAGTAGCCGTGTCTCACCTATGGAGTGGTACAGCTTTTTAGATCTCAAAGTGATGCTGGGAAATGTCTTTTTGCGTAAGCTAGACCGCATGAGCATGGCACACAGTATAGAGGCAAGAAGTCCGTTTTTAGACAAAGAAGTGGTGGCTACAGCATTCTCCTGTACTCCTGATCTTCGTATGATGAAACCTTCCAAGGCATTGGTGAAAAATGTTGCTAGAAAGTATCTTCCCAAAGAGATCGTCGATCGCAATAAAAAAGGGTTTAACTATCCTTACATGGAGTGGTTGCAAGAGAGCGGAGAGTTAGAAGTCATTCATCGTATACAGAAAAAAATGAACCTTTTTCATGAAAGTGAACTTGAAATGTATTTGGAAAAAGGGAAACAGGGGATGTTCAAACAACATCTTTTTTCACTCTATATGTTATGTAAATGGTTGGAAAAGGTAAATCGTAGATCCTAGGTAATGGTATACTTATTACCTAGGGCTTTAATTATTTGTTTTTAAGGATTCTGGGGAGGGTGATACCTGTTTGACTCTGGTATTTCCCCGCTCTGTCACGATACGTTGTTTCGCACTGCTCATCTCCCTCTAAGAAGAGTACCTGTGCGATGCCTTCATTCGCGTAGATCTTTGCAGGAAGAGGTGTAGTGTTGGAGATCTCTATCGTGATATGCCCTTCAAATCCGGGCTCGAATGGTGTGACATTCACAATGATACCACAACGCGCATAGGTACTTTTTCCTAGACAGATAGCCAAAGTATCACTCGGCATTTTAAAGTACTCAACGGTTCTTGCAAGGGCAAAAGAGTTAGGAGGCACGATACAGACATCCCCTTTGAAGTCCACGACATTGTTTTCATTAAAGTCTTTTGGATCCACCACTTCAGCGTTGATGTTCGTAAAGATCTTAAATTCATCCGTAACTCGAATATCATAGCCGTATGAGCTTAGCCCGTAACTGACCACTCCTTCTCCTACCAGTCCTTCACAAAAAGGGGTTATCATCTCTTCGTTCAGTGATTTCTCGCGTATCCATTTATCGGATTTTAGTCCCATGTTCTTCCTTCGTTTATAAATAAGATGTTATCTGAGTATTTGTATATCAGCGTTTGTTTTGATCTTTTCAAAATAGTCTTTAAGCGCTTTATTTTGCTGTTGCTGTCTCCATTTTGCAGCAACGGCACCTTGGGCTGCTTCAAAAGGCATGTTTACCTTGCCTTTTTTGGAAAGAACCTTATAGCTTATATATCGGTCTCCTGCATTAAAAGGGCGCGTAAATGAACCATCTTGTGTTTGTAAAATGCTGCCAAGTAACGCAGGGTTTAGGTCTTTTGTCGACTTGGTCACAGAACGGCTTTTAATACCTTTGGTGTTTTTTGTTTGAAGAAATTTCTTCATGCTCTCTTCAGATGGTGCAGAGTATTCAATCAGATTGACAGAGGCAGGAATGGTAAATTCACCTTGGTGATTTTTGTAAAAAAGCTTGAGTTCGTCTTCACTTGGAGTGGGGATAGAACTGACCACATTTTGCTGAAAGAACTTCTCTTTTTTCATCGCCTCTTTGACACTTGAACGATAGTTATTCCATGTGGTCCCCTGTTCTTTCAGGATCTTTTGCATTTTAGGAACAGTAAGGTTGTTTTGTGCTGCAATCGCTGCTATTTTTTCATCGATGTCTGCCTCAGCGATCTGCACATCTTTCATTGCCGATTTTTGCAATCGGTCCTGGATAAGAAGATCAGTGGCTTGTTCCTTAGAAACCTGCATTTGTCTTTGTACTGCACGTATCTCTGCAGTGGTAATAGGCTCCCCCTCAACGATAATGGCAATAGCATCTACCATTTTAGCGTGTGAGAGTGTCAGTAAAGTAATAAATCCAAGTAGAACAAGTTTTTTCATAGATATCCGTTTCCCTAATAAGTTGGAAAATTATAACATAATCATGTAAATATTATATGAATTGTTTTGTTTAGGATATAATACTTTTTCATAGAGAATTGACACATCAATGTGGAATAACGTGGGCTTCATGGAGCATTTTAAAAAGATGTATATTTTATATAGGGGTATGGTTAAACCTGTTTAGATATAATTTTTTATATTACAAAATTAAATTTATATATGGAGAGTGTAGTGAGTAAAAAGAATTTTGCACTTATAGGAGCAGCAGGGTACATTGCCCCAAGGCATATGAAGGCTATTAAAGAAACAGGTAATAATCTTGTTGCGGCACTTGACCCCTATGACGGCATAGGTATTATAGACAGTCATTTTCCTGAGGCAGATTTCTTTACAGAGTTTGAACGTTTTGATAGATTTGTAGATAAATGGCGACGAAATACAGGTAAAAAAATAGATTATGTGTCAATCTGTTCTCCTAACTATTTACATGATTCCCATATACGATTTGCCCTCAAAAGTGGCGCGGATGCTATTTGTGAAAAACCGCTTGTACTAAACCCATGGAATATCGATCAATTAAAAATCATTGAAGAAGAAACCGGTCAAAAAGTTTATAATATACTACAGCTCAGACTGCATCCTTCCATCATCGCACTGAAAGAAAAGGTACAAAAAGAGTTGGCAGAGAACCCTGATAAAACCTATGATATTGATTTGACCTATCTGACTTCTAGAGGTAAATGGTATTTCATTTCATGGAAAGGGAATGAAGCAAAGTCAGGAGGGATCGCATCAAATATCGGTGTACACTTCTATGACATGTTGTGTTGGATCTTTGGTGATATTGAAGAGAATATCGTACATCTTAAAACAGCTGATACGAATGCAGGCTTTTTCAAATTGAAAAATGCTAATGTAAGATGGTTCTTGTCAGTCAATTATGACTATATCCCTGAAGAGGTAAAAGCACAGGGGCAGAGAACCTATAGAAGTATTACTGTAGATGGAGAAGAGATAGAATTCTCTGGAGGATTTACGGATCTCCATACAAGATCATATGAAGAGATACTTAAAGGTAATGGCTTTGGGCTGGATGAAGCTTATGGTTCTATCAACACTGTTTCAACCATACGAAATCTTGCCCCTGTAGGGCTTAAAGGTGAGTACCATCCCTTCTGTAAAAAGGTAATTGGCTAATGGCAGAATTTTTTGTCCATGAGAGTAGCTATGTTGATGAACATGTAAACATAGGAGATAATACCCGAATCTGGCACTTCTCGCATATTCTTTCACATACTACTATCGGTACAGACTGCTCGTTTGGACAAAACTGTGTAGTAGGGCCCAAAGTCACAGTAGGTAATGGTGTTAAAGTACAGAACAATGTTTCCCTCTATGAAGGAGTTGAAGTAGAGAATGATGTCTTTCTTGGGCCCTCTATGGTTTTTACCAATGTGATCAATCCAAGAGCCTTTATACAGAGAAAAGAAGAGTTTAAAAAGACACTCCTTAAAAAAGGATGTTCTATTGGAGCAAATGCAACCATTGTGTGTGGTATTACTATCGGTGAATATGCACTTATAGGTTCTGGTGCTGTGGTGAACAGAGATGTAAAACCTTATGCCCTTATGGTCGGGGTTCCTGCTAAACAGATAGGGTGGGTAGGTATTTCTGGAAATACATTGGTATTTCATAATAATACTGCAGAAGATGAATTCGCACAGTATGAAATAATCGAAGAAAATTTACAAGTGAGTAAAAAGTGAATATAGATTTCGCAAAACTACAATACCAGTACCAACTCTATAAAACTGAGATAGATGAGGCGATACAATCGGTACTAGATAAGTCAAACTATATTATGGGAGAAGAGATAACCCAACTTGAAACTTCTTTGCAAGAGTTTACGGGGGCAAAACATGCTATTACCTGCTCCTCAGGAACAGATGCTTTATTACTTGCCATGATGGCACTGGATATTCAGCCAGAGGATGAGATCATCACAACACCTTTTACTTTCATCGCTACATCAGAGACCATTGCTTTTTTAAAAGCAAAACCGGTCTTTGTGGATATAGATGAGAGAACCTATAATATAGATCCTTCTAAAATAGAAGAAAAGATTACACATAAAACCAAAGCGATCATCCCTGTTTCACTATATGGGCAACCAGCGGATATGGATGTTATTCAAGCCATAGCAGGTAAACATGGTCTTAAAGTCATCATCGATGGTGCGCAAAGTTTCGGAAGTACTTATAAAGGTAAGACAGACAGCAACTTAGGAGATATTTCAACGACAAGTTTTTTCCCGGCTAAACCACTTGGGTGCTTTGGTGACGGAGGTGCAGTCTTTACCAATGATGATACACTAGCAGAAAAGATGAAGTCACTAAGAGTACACGGGCAGTCCAAAAGATACCATCATCAGTATATCGGTATGGGTGGAAGAATGGATACCATTCAGGCAGCAGTACTGAATGTAAAGATCAAGTATTATGAAAAAGATCTTGCTTTGCGTCAAGAAGTTGCGAAGAGATATGCTAAAGCTTTAGAAGGTAAAAATATGATTTTACCTTTTGTGGAGAAAGATGTTACTTCAGCATGGGCACAGTATTCTGTACGGGTTCAGAATCGTGATGAAGTGCAAATAAAACTCAAAGAACACGGTATCCCTACAGCTGTGCATTATCCTATGCCTGTACATTTGCAGGAGTGTTTTGAGTATTTGGGATATAAAAAGGGTGACTTTCCTATATCTGAACAAGTTTCTAATGAGATTATGAGCTTACCTATGAATCCTTACTTGACAGATGAAGAAATAGTATATACTGTTAATAGCATATGATCAAAAAATTAAAACCAAAATCTGAATTCAGTAGAAATGTACTAACCCTTATGACAGGCACTACCATAGCACAAGCTATACCTATAGCTATAAGTCCAATACTTACGAGGATATATACGCCAGAAGACTTTGGAGTATTTGCATTGTTTATGGCAATTACTGGATTGTTTTCTGTTGTTGCAAGTGGACGATATGAACTTGCTTTGATGATTCCGAAAGAAGATGAAGATGCAATTAATATATTTGCACTAGGTATGACTATTGTTTTGTTCTTAGCATTGTTTCTTTTGACTTTAGTAGTTTTATTCAATAAGTCCTTAACAAGTATACTAAATAATGATGAGATTGGATATTGGCTTTATTTTGTACCTATAGCTTTATTTTTTACAGGGCTATTTAATATGCTCAGTTATTATAATAACAGAAAGAAAAATTATAAAAATATTGCAAATGCAACTATCATTAAATCTATTGTCTCGGCCATAATTCAACTCAGTATTGGGTTTGTAAAGGCTGGAGTTACTGGTTTAATAAGTGGACACATTGTTTCGACATTGTTTGCTAATACACGTTTGTTTAAAAATATTATTAAAGATAAAATACTGCTATCTAAAATATCTAAAAACAAAATGATAACTCTCACAAAACACTATAAAAACTTCCCAAAATATCAAGCGCCTCATGCGATGTTAAATACTTTTTCATCCAACATACCGATTTATATGTTTACCCCATTTTTTAATCTAACTGTTGTTGGATTTTATTCATTAAGTACAAGAATTGTATTTGCACCCATGATGATATTGGCAGGGGCAAGTGCAAAAGTATATAATCAAAAGGTTATGCAGATACATAATGAACATGGCAATAGTTATGGCTTTACTGTAAGACTGTTAAAATCTCTATTAAAAAAGATTAGTATACCATTTTTGATAATTATTGTTTTTGCCCCTGATATTTTTGCTTTTGTATTTGGTGAAGTGTGGAGAGAAGCAGGTGTCTATACACAGGTTTTATCTCCATGGTTGGGGATGGTTATTTTTACATCAACTATTTCTTTTATCCCAAGCTTGTTAAATTTACAAAGAAAAGCATTGTTTTTAGAAATAGTTTATACTATATTAAGAGTTATTGCTATAAGTATTGGATTGTATTATCAAAATGTTTTTATTGCGTTAATATGTTATTCCATAGTTGGATTTTTAATGTTAAACTATAATATATGGTGGATGCTTAGTTCACTAAAAAAGGTAAATTAATGGCTGGTCTATATGGTGTCATTTCGACTAAAAAACAAGATATAAAAGAAATATATACAAATTTTTTTAGCTCCACTTTAGATAATACAATAAATGAAGAGTTTAAATATAAAAATTTTATTTACGGGCGAAGTGTTATAGACAAATTTTTAAATGATAGAGTGTTGTATGAAGATGAGACTATCATTATAGGCTTTGAAGGGGTTTTTTATAACAAAGTAACTAAAAAAAGTTATGAAACAATTATTCAATGGTATCACAATGATGGCATAGATTTTGTTCAAAATATTCGAGGACAGTTTTGTGGGTTTATTTATGATAAAAATATAGATAAACTATATATTTTTAATGATTCTCTTTCAACAAAACCACTCTATATTTATAAAAATAATGATGTTTTTATGTTTGCTTCAGAATTAAAAGTAATTACAAAATTATTATCACAATTAAGTATTGAAAAAATTTGGGATCATGATGCTGTTTACTCGATGCTTACTGTTGGACATATGCTAAATGATTTAACATATGAAAAAAATACAAAAAAATTAAATTATGCAACTATTTTTGAAATAGATAAACATTTTAATATGGAAGAAAGACAATACTTTAATTTTTGTAAAAAAGAGAACTTTGATTTATCTAAAGAACAAATCATTGAGAAAATAGACGAGTTACTGATATCTAGCGTAAAAGAGTGTTGGGCAAAAGATGATGAATACAATTATAAACATTATACTTTTTTAAGTGGAGGCCTTGATAGTAGGGTAAATCTTTTTTTAGCAAAAGAGCAGGGATATATGGATGTTTTAACAATGACCTTTTCACAATCAGGAAGTAGCGATGAAAAAATAGCCCAAGAGATTGCTAGTAAAGAGGGCTTTAAACATTTTTTCTATGCTCTTGATAATGGTAAGTTTTTAGAGAAAGAGATAGAGAGATATATAGAAGCAAATGACGGTTTGACAATTTTTAATGGGGCAGCTGCTGGTTACGATTATTTGTCTTCAATAAATCACACTGACTTTGGTGCTTTGCATACAGGACAGATTGGTGATTTATTATTTGGCTCATATGTTAAAAAATATTTTACAGTTGATAATAGTGCTATAAGTGACCAAACACAACTTGTACAAGAGATAACATTTTTTGAAGACTATGCAATTAAGTACAAAAATAATTCTGAATTATTTGGCTATGAGCAGAGAGTAATTAATGGTACTTTAAATGGGGATAGAACAGCTACACATTTTACAGATATGCTTTCACCGTTTTATAATAGGAGTCTCATGGAATTTTGTTTGACAATACCAGATGTATTTAAAAAGGATGAAGCAATTTATTTAGATTGGTTTAATAACAAACATAAACAGATATCAAATTATAAATGGGATAGTGCAGGAGTAAAACCAAAAAGTATAATATTGGTGAAATATGCAAAACAATTCAAACGATATAAAAATGCTTTTTTAAGAAGAGTAGGATTAAAAGTTGATAATATGAATCCTTTTGATATGTGGTTAAGAAATAACAAAAAGATATTGAAAAATCTAGATGTTTTGTATTTTACTCATATTAATGATATTGAAGATATCAATTTACAAAAACTGCTAAAGAATATGTATAATTGTGATATCAAACATAACCATTATGGGAGTAATAATAAATTTTTAGTTATTACTGTATTGTTATCATATAAATTGCATATGAAAGGTTAAGTTTTGAACTTTGCAAAAAAAATACTGAATATATTAAACTTTAAATATTTAACTTTATTTTATAAAACTATAAAATTAAAAAAAGGCGTTACCATAGATTATCGATGCGAAATAGAACAAAAAAACAATATTTCCATTGGTAAGAGGAGTATATTATACAAATGTATTACTATTTATAAAAGTAAAGAAGGATATTTGAGGATAGGTGATTTTTCGCATATAGCACCATATGGGTATATTTTAATAGAAAAACAAAACTTGACTATAGGTAATAACGTTGCTATCGGACCAAATTGTTCTATATTTTGTAGTACAAACAGTATCCCTGAAAATAAAGGGATACTGTTTAAAGATAGTTACAATAAAGGGGATATTACTATTGGAAACAATGTGTTTATTGGTGCAAATTGTGTTATTTTGCCCAATACAATAATTGATGACAATGTTGTAATAGGTGCGAACTCTGTAGTTAAAGGAAAATTGAAAAGTGGGTTTATGTACGGTGGGAATGCGGCAAAAATGATAAAAAGAATATTTAATGACTAAAAAGCTCTTAGTTGTTGGAAACAGCAGTATACACATATTTAATTTTATAGAGCTGGTAAAAGATTATTTTGATGATGTGTTACTATTGACAGATAGAAAAAATGAGTCGTGGAATATAGATACAATAGAAGTGGATTTTGGATTAAGAATAAATGGTTTTAAAAACTATAAAAATTTAAAGAAAATAATTAATGATTTTAATCCAAGTACTGTACACATTCATCAAGTCAATATTCCAGCACTTTTAACACTTTTGGCACTAAAAGGCAATAATACACAGACAGTATTAACGGCATGGGGAAGTGATATTCTTTTAACACCTAAAAAAAGTATATTTTTAAAATGGATAGTAAAATATATACTAAATAGTGTTGATATTATTACTGCTGATTCAGATACTGTTTTATTGGAAGCAAATAAATTGACAAATAAAAAGTTAAATACTTATAACATAAATTTTGGTATTGAAATACCCTATTGTACAATGTATAAAGAAAATATTATTTATTCAAATAGACTGCATAAAGAATTATATAATATTGATAAAATTATCTTGTCTTTTCATAAATTTCTAAAACTAGATCCATCATGGAAATTAGTTATTGCAGGTAATGGAGAAGATAGTGGAAAATTAAAAAATTTAGTAAAAACTTTAAATATTACCAATAGTGTAGAATTCATTGGTTGGGTTGACACGAAGACAAATTTTGAATACTATTGTAAATCTAAGATATATGCATCAATACCTAATAGTGACTCTATATCTATTAGTCTTGTTGAATCTATAGCTTCCAATTGTATAGTTTTTGTATCAGATTTACCAGCAAATAGGGAAATTGTTACTTCAGATATAGGCTTTATAGTTAAGGACTTAGAAAATATAGACTTTGCATTATTTAAAACAATTAATAATCAATACTATCAAGATAGAAGAGATATTATAATTAAGCAATTTTCAAAAGAGCATAATAAATCTTTATATATAAGTTTATATGAGAATAGCAATCTTTAAATGGGCATTAAAATGAAAATACTCTATTTGTCCGATACTGATCTTGATGGAACGTCAGGCATAGCTCAAAAAGTTTTGATGCAAAGCAATCAATGGTCAAAGCAGGGACATAATGTATCACTGATCTCATTAGAATCTCTTTCTCTTTTCTCTCTTCAGGGAGAGAGGCTTACGGAACCAAAGATAGATATAAAAAGAAGAGGGTGGAAGATATATGTCCATCTTCTTTTAAGTACTTGGCGATTAAAAAAGATATTGAAAACGGTTGACTATGATATTGTTTATATGCGGTATCGGCTCTATTCTCCCTTCTTAAAAAGAACATTGGGAGATCACATTAGAATTGTAGAGATCAATACAGATGACATTAATGAGTATAAGTTTTCTTCTAAACTTTTATACTTGTACAATAAATTTTTTCGTAATCTTTTTTTACAACCTGTAGATGGATTTGTATGTGTAAGCCATGAATTACAAAAGAAGTTTGAGTATCTTGCTAAACCATCTATTGTCATTGCAAATGGTATCAATACAGATATGTATGCATTTGAACCATCAACAGGTAGCATAAGGCCTTCATTAGTATTCATCGGCTCACCCAATCAAAAATGGCATGGTGTAGATAAAATCATTTTTCTAGCTGAAAAGCTCATAGAATTTGATTTTCATATCATTGGTATGGATGGGAAGAATAGGCCTAATCTTTTTTTTCATGGGTATCTCTCTACTGATAAAGCAAAGCATTTTGTTAAAGATCAAGATATAGGCATTGGCACGCTTTCTTTGTATGAAAACAAAATGACTGAAGCCAGCCCACTAAAAACAAGACAATACTTCGCTCATGGACTTCCTGTCATCTATGCTTATGAGGATACGGATATCAGTGAAGAAGAACCATTTGTTTTGAAACTTCCAAATACAAAAACAAATATAGAAGAGCATATCAGGGAGATTAGACACTTTGTGCTATCTGCTCATCATAATAGTAAATTTAGACAACTTGCAAGAGACTTTGCGGAGAAGACGTTAGATGTGTCAGTAAAAGAGAATCAAAAAATTGAGTTTTTTGATATGATATTGCAAAGTAAGGACAAGTGGGAAGTATGAAAAAAAACCTTATTTTATTTACTGTGTCATATCCTTATGGGGATAAAGAACAGTTTTTGGAAACTGAAATTTTATATTTAGCTAAATATTTTGAAAATGTAACTGTCATTCCTACATTTATAAAGGGAGATAAGAGAGAAATTCCAGAAAATATAGTTGTAGATACAACGTTTGCATATCAAAACAATAACATAAAGTTTGCTTTTTACAGTTTGGTTACAAAATATACCTATAAAGAGATCATTGCTAATCTCAGTATAATACTTTCTTTAAAAAAGTTACAAAAACTGGCTTCTTTTACTGGTAGAGGTGTCGCACTTTTTAAACATCTGAAAGTCAATTATAGTACAGAAAATATTTTTTATTCATATTGGTTTAATGGGGCTGTTTTTGCTTCTTTTTTGTATGATCAAAAAGTTGCAAAAATCAACTATGTAACTCGAGTACATGGCAGTGATCTTTATCTTGAACAAAATGACGGGTATTTGCCTCTGAGACCAACAGTACTCAAAAATATTAAAAAAATTTTTCCTATTTCCAAAAATGGGTATGATTATCTAAGGCAGCATTATCAGATGGATTTATCAAAAATATCACTCTCTAGATTGGGAACAAGTGACCACAATATCACTACGAAAATGTCTCAGGATTCAAAGCATTTTCATATTGTAAGCTGCTCTCACCTGAGTCCAGTAAAGCGAACGGATTTAATGATCATGTCTTTATCAAATGTAGCACAAAAAAATCCAACAATCGCCTTTTTCTGGACACATATAGGTACTGGTGTAGAGTATCGCAAAATAAAAGCTTTTGCACACAAGATGCTTCCTGAAAATGTTACAGTAGATTTTCTTGGAAATTTAGACAACGCAGCTGTTTTTGATTTTTACAAAAATCATTTTGTTGATCTATTTATCAATACGAGTATTTCTGAAGGTATACCTGTGACATTTATGGAAGCAATGAGTTGCTCTATCCCTGTTATGGCATTAGATGTTGGCGGTATTTCAGAAATAGTGAACAATGATAATGGAATTTTGTTAGATAAAAAAGCGAGTTACGATACAATTGCAGAAGCATTACATCACATAGTAAATAATAAGACTTTATTGGCAGATAAGAAAAGCCATGCAAGAGATACTTGGGACCATTACTATAATGCTAATCATAATTATAGGGTTTTTGTTGAGGTATTATCTAGTTTTTCAGGAGGAAGATCATCAAAATAGTTACTATTATAGGGGCTAGACCGCAATTTATAAAAGCAGGAAGTATTAGCAGAGAGATTTCTAAATATAAAGAGATACAAGAAATCATAGTACATACTGGGCAACATTTTGATGCCAATATGAGTGATATATTTTTTGAAGAGATGAAGATACCAAAGCCTGATTATAATCTTGACATCAATGGTCTTGGTCATGGTGCGATGACAGGTCAAATGCTGGAGAAGATAGAAGAGGTTTTACTGCAAGAGAACCCTGACTGGGTACTAGTATATGGAGATACCAATTCTACATTGGCTGGGGCTTTAGCTGCATCAAAATTACATATAAAAGTGGCACATATAGAAGCAGGCTTAAGATCCTTTAATATGAAAATGCCTGAAGAAGTA
This window harbors:
- the dcd gene encoding dCTP deaminase; the encoded protein is MGLKSDKWIREKSLNEEMITPFCEGLVGEGVVSYGLSSYGYDIRVTDEFKIFTNINAEVVDPKDFNENNVVDFKGDVCIVPPNSFALARTVEYFKMPSDTLAICLGKSTYARCGIIVNVTPFEPGFEGHITIEISNTTPLPAKIYANEGIAQVLFLEGDEQCETTYRDRAGKYQSQTGITLPRILKNK
- a CDS encoding peptidyl-prolyl cis-trans isomerase, which codes for MKKLVLLGFITLLTLSHAKMVDAIAIIVEGEPITTAEIRAVQRQMQVSKEQATDLLIQDRLQKSAMKDVQIAEADIDEKIAAIAAQNNLTVPKMQKILKEQGTTWNNYRSSVKEAMKKEKFFQQNVVSSIPTPSEDELKLFYKNHQGEFTIPASVNLIEYSAPSEESMKKFLQTKNTKGIKSRSVTKSTKDLNPALLGSILQTQDGSFTRPFNAGDRYISYKVLSKKGKVNMPFEAAQGAVAAKWRQQQQNKALKDYFEKIKTNADIQILR
- a CDS encoding Gfo/Idh/MocA family protein, with the protein product MESVVSKKNFALIGAAGYIAPRHMKAIKETGNNLVAALDPYDGIGIIDSHFPEADFFTEFERFDRFVDKWRRNTGKKIDYVSICSPNYLHDSHIRFALKSGADAICEKPLVLNPWNIDQLKIIEEETGQKVYNILQLRLHPSIIALKEKVQKELAENPDKTYDIDLTYLTSRGKWYFISWKGNEAKSGGIASNIGVHFYDMLCWIFGDIEENIVHLKTADTNAGFFKLKNANVRWFLSVNYDYIPEEVKAQGQRTYRSITVDGEEIEFSGGFTDLHTRSYEEILKGNGFGLDEAYGSINTVSTIRNLAPVGLKGEYHPFCKKVIG
- a CDS encoding acyltransferase; protein product: MAEFFVHESSYVDEHVNIGDNTRIWHFSHILSHTTIGTDCSFGQNCVVGPKVTVGNGVKVQNNVSLYEGVEVENDVFLGPSMVFTNVINPRAFIQRKEEFKKTLLKKGCSIGANATIVCGITIGEYALIGSGAVVNRDVKPYALMVGVPAKQIGWVGISGNTLVFHNNTAEDEFAQYEIIEENLQVSKK
- a CDS encoding DegT/DnrJ/EryC1/StrS aminotransferase family protein, giving the protein MNIDFAKLQYQYQLYKTEIDEAIQSVLDKSNYIMGEEITQLETSLQEFTGAKHAITCSSGTDALLLAMMALDIQPEDEIITTPFTFIATSETIAFLKAKPVFVDIDERTYNIDPSKIEEKITHKTKAIIPVSLYGQPADMDVIQAIAGKHGLKVIIDGAQSFGSTYKGKTDSNLGDISTTSFFPAKPLGCFGDGGAVFTNDDTLAEKMKSLRVHGQSKRYHHQYIGMGGRMDTIQAAVLNVKIKYYEKDLALRQEVAKRYAKALEGKNMILPFVEKDVTSAWAQYSVRVQNRDEVQIKLKEHGIPTAVHYPMPVHLQECFEYLGYKKGDFPISEQVSNEIMSLPMNPYLTDEEIVYTVNSI
- a CDS encoding lipopolysaccharide biosynthesis protein; translation: MIKKLKPKSEFSRNVLTLMTGTTIAQAIPIAISPILTRIYTPEDFGVFALFMAITGLFSVVASGRYELALMIPKEDEDAINIFALGMTIVLFLALFLLTLVVLFNKSLTSILNNDEIGYWLYFVPIALFFTGLFNMLSYYNNRKKNYKNIANATIIKSIVSAIIQLSIGFVKAGVTGLISGHIVSTLFANTRLFKNIIKDKILLSKISKNKMITLTKHYKNFPKYQAPHAMLNTFSSNIPIYMFTPFFNLTVVGFYSLSTRIVFAPMMILAGASAKVYNQKVMQIHNEHGNSYGFTVRLLKSLLKKISIPFLIIIVFAPDIFAFVFGEVWREAGVYTQVLSPWLGMVIFTSTISFIPSLLNLQRKALFLEIVYTILRVIAISIGLYYQNVFIALICYSIVGFLMLNYNIWWMLSSLKKVN
- a CDS encoding asparagine synthase-related protein yields the protein MAGLYGVISTKKQDIKEIYTNFFSSTLDNTINEEFKYKNFIYGRSVIDKFLNDRVLYEDETIIIGFEGVFYNKVTKKSYETIIQWYHNDGIDFVQNIRGQFCGFIYDKNIDKLYIFNDSLSTKPLYIYKNNDVFMFASELKVITKLLSQLSIEKIWDHDAVYSMLTVGHMLNDLTYEKNTKKLNYATIFEIDKHFNMEERQYFNFCKKENFDLSKEQIIEKIDELLISSVKECWAKDDEYNYKHYTFLSGGLDSRVNLFLAKEQGYMDVLTMTFSQSGSSDEKIAQEIASKEGFKHFFYALDNGKFLEKEIERYIEANDGLTIFNGAAAGYDYLSSINHTDFGALHTGQIGDLLFGSYVKKYFTVDNSAISDQTQLVQEITFFEDYAIKYKNNSELFGYEQRVINGTLNGDRTATHFTDMLSPFYNRSLMEFCLTIPDVFKKDEAIYLDWFNNKHKQISNYKWDSAGVKPKSIILVKYAKQFKRYKNAFLRRVGLKVDNMNPFDMWLRNNKKILKNLDVLYFTHINDIEDINLQKLLKNMYNCDIKHNHYGSNNKFLVITVLLSYKLHMKG
- a CDS encoding DapH/DapD/GlmU-related protein; translation: MNFAKKILNILNFKYLTLFYKTIKLKKGVTIDYRCEIEQKNNISIGKRSILYKCITIYKSKEGYLRIGDFSHIAPYGYILIEKQNLTIGNNVAIGPNCSIFCSTNSIPENKGILFKDSYNKGDITIGNNVFIGANCVILPNTIIDDNVVIGANSVVKGKLKSGFMYGGNAAKMIKRIFND
- a CDS encoding glycosyltransferase, with the protein product MTKKLLVVGNSSIHIFNFIELVKDYFDDVLLLTDRKNESWNIDTIEVDFGLRINGFKNYKNLKKIINDFNPSTVHIHQVNIPALLTLLALKGNNTQTVLTAWGSDILLTPKKSIFLKWIVKYILNSVDIITADSDTVLLEANKLTNKKLNTYNINFGIEIPYCTMYKENIIYSNRLHKELYNIDKIILSFHKFLKLDPSWKLVIAGNGEDSGKLKNLVKTLNITNSVEFIGWVDTKTNFEYYCKSKIYASIPNSDSISISLVESIASNCIVFVSDLPANREIVTSDIGFIVKDLENIDFALFKTINNQYYQDRRDIIIKQFSKEHNKSLYISLYENSNL
- a CDS encoding glycosyltransferase; the protein is MKILYLSDTDLDGTSGIAQKVLMQSNQWSKQGHNVSLISLESLSLFSLQGERLTEPKIDIKRRGWKIYVHLLLSTWRLKKILKTVDYDIVYMRYRLYSPFLKRTLGDHIRIVEINTDDINEYKFSSKLLYLYNKFFRNLFLQPVDGFVCVSHELQKKFEYLAKPSIVIANGINTDMYAFEPSTGSIRPSLVFIGSPNQKWHGVDKIIFLAEKLIEFDFHIIGMDGKNRPNLFFHGYLSTDKAKHFVKDQDIGIGTLSLYENKMTEASPLKTRQYFAHGLPVIYAYEDTDISEEEPFVLKLPNTKTNIEEHIREIRHFVLSAHHNSKFRQLARDFAEKTLDVSVKENQKIEFFDMILQSKDKWEV